Within the Melopsittacus undulatus isolate bMelUnd1 chromosome 5, bMelUnd1.mat.Z, whole genome shotgun sequence genome, the region CTCCATGCTGACATCCCTCTTTCAGTGCTGACCTGTTAAAGACAAACAACTTGCTTAGCATCCAAGGCATCGAGACCAAGGCAGCTGGAGCTGTAGGGGCAAAGAATACACCTGAGGTGTGAACCGTCAGCTTTGTGGGCACCTCCAGAGCAGCCTGAGCAACCCCACACACACCCTGACTGTGTCACACACTGCTGTATTTGAGCTGTGCTatcctgctcctctgggaaTAATGATGCCCAACCAGCCAGAGAAAAAATGGGTTCTGTAACTTTTACCTTAGTGAGTTCAGTTACAAACCAGTCTGAGTTCATTCAGGAGCACTGCAAGTCAAAGTTCTCCTGCCTGTGCCTCTGCCAGTACAGAAAACAGCCCAACTTACTGGgctaaaatcacagaatggtttgtattagagaggaccttaagattatagaatcatagattcatagaatcacagactggttaggattggaaaggaccttaagatcatccagttccaacccccctgccatgggcagggacacctcacactaaaccatctcacccaacgctctgtccaacctggccttgaacactggcatgGACAGATCATCTACCTTTAGCCTCATGCTTTCCCTGATCAGTTTATAGATAACACTTAATGAAGCTGTTTTTAAGGGAGAAGccaatctgtgtgtgtgtgtgtgtgtgtgtgtgtgtgtgtgtgtataaaacaAGCAGAGGACAAGCCAAAACATCAAAAGCTCAGTTCCAAAGCTACAGCCACTTGAAAGGCCAACAGTAACACAGGCTGATATGCAAGTCTTAGAGCCCACAGTAAAAGGTGAGCACTAACTTAGAGCTTCATTATAGGCTGAGCCAAGTTGAAATCTCTCACACTGGCTCCAGGCTGGAACTGGACATGGTTACACAAGGCCACCTGCCCTGTCCTGGCTGAGACATGTACCTGAGCCCTGAAGCAGCCCTGGAAAGATCCAGGGACAGGCTGCTCTTTGGCTACCACCAACATCCCCCCTGGGGCATGAAAAAGGAGCTCATGCAAATTGAAGTTAATTTTTCCCCTCGAGTGATTTCAATTTTATTGTTTATGGTCCCTGATATTTGGACAAACACTCAACACctgtatataaaaatatccaTCTTCAAAACAGTGGAATGGTTCCCAGGTTGTGCCACCCTCCAGCCCCTACTCAGGGCAGCCTGCATGGAGAAGTAAGGGCTGAAGCTACTGACTGCAGTCCTTACCCTGGGTAAGTCTGAGCAAAGAGCAGACACTCACTCCCAAACATCTGTTCTTCCGAGGGTTTTGTCATCATGGCTGTTAAATCAAAGTTTGTTATTTTTGGCTCTAAACCATTGCCTGCTCAAACTGGGACAAGTCTCAGCACAAGATGATTTAGCCACCACCTCAGCTCTGCTGTATTTCATTAGGAAACCTTCACCTCTATGCTCTGCTTCACAGAAGTAACTCCAGAGTTAGCACTCATTCTTGGTTGGAAGTATCTCAGCAGTCTTGATATGCAAGTGTccaaacaaaagacagaaaggcagcaagcacacatacacactcaGCAGAGATGGGCAAGAATATCCTCTCACGGGGAACTTCATCCTGTGCAACAAGAAAGAATTCTACCCTCAGCAGGATTAACACTCACTTAGGGTAACACTCATAAGAACACAAAGGTGGGTTACATCTTTCACATATACAATATTCCTTTTGGAAAAGTAACTTTATCATTGCAAAACACTGGGAGAGGGtatttttgtctatttcagACACTGTTCAGGATGAACGTGATTCCTGCAAGGACCCTGATCAGTTCTTGGAAGTCCAGCAGTGACAATACACACCTCTGGAAGACACAGTCCTAGCTCTTGTTTTGTTCCCCTTCTTCCTCATTCACACACTGTGTGACAGGATTGGGCTCAGGCTCACACACACATCCACTGttccaaaaagaaaagttattcaATTGCTATCAGCCATTAAAACAGGTTACTTCCCTTCTCCAAGAAAGCTGCATACTGCTGCATGGCACGGAATAAAATGCCACCTCCCATCAGTCATGGCTTCATTGGTTTTATCCCAGTTTAATAGATGATTTATCAGATTTGTGCAAGACAGTTACCTCTAACACAAAGggataaaataaaatcacagcaacatatacacacaaaacaAGGTACACAAAATAGAGCTAAACTTATATACAGGTTATTAGCAGCTAGACTCTTAACTTCATTTAGTACATGGCTTTAGTTACTACAGTTTTAGGCACAGAGAAGAATTTACCAGTAGGATATTTGCTATAATGAAGGGCTGCAATGAATACCTTGCCCCAAGTCctaatggccagaaatgggtTTACATAATGAAGATCTAACTCTCACTTCCCAGCGGTTGAGGACATGGCCCTGCACGAAGGATGAAAGAACATGACCCAGCTAATTCAGACTGCATTAAATTTATACTTTAGATACTAAACATCTACCTTATGGGTTTTTAAGTAGGGCTATGTTACAAAGTTACCAAATAGGCCTGAATACAATTAGCGTcagggttggtttggggtttttcccccttGTTTGCTTAGCATGGACTCTTAGCTGTAAACAACTCAAAGAAGAGCTAGCAAGAAATGATACAGACGTGAAGATTGCTTTGTACACACTTCACATCCATAATGAAGAATTTGCTTTAACAGGATTTAAAAGCACAAAGGTGatgaaacatttaaatttaCTCAGCAGGTTATGTTAATAAGTTATGATGCAGCAGCCACTCCATTCCAGGCTGCACTGAATTAGGTGCTTGGGTGTATTTTATGTACTCCCTTGTCTTTCTGATTTAGGACTACAGACTCAGAGGCCAGCAAGATAAGTATGGGCTGTACTCACAGCATACAAGCAGCGGTTTTTGTTCCAGCAGCACTTCTCACATTGGATTATGCATGCACAAGTGCTCTGCCAGGCTGAGGCCACATACTTTAATTACTGATTGCTTAGGTATAGTAAGCCTGTCACAGTGAGGAACACGATCAGCTACCCAGTGAAAAGGCTGAGAAGAATAAGTACATAACAGAACCAGGCAGATACCATAACACAATTCAAAACTGAAGCAGCAAGcagataattaaaataaaccccccaaaaccccctttaaCTTATGAGGCAGGTTGAGAATGACGCAAAGAGTTTTCCTTCACGACAGCTTCACTTACAAGTACAGCTCGGCAAGTCTGAAATACTTTATCAGAACTACAAGCTTGTTTATCACAGTTATGTCAGAGCTCCTGGCTGAAGGGTGTGCCAGTTTCTGGTATAGCCACTCCCCTCCTCTGCTCCAAGGTTTGCTACTCAGCTACTCAGGAAAGAAGAGGGGGTTGCTTCAGGCTTTAGAAAGTGCAGAGAGTGAGTTTTCCCCTGtagaaaacaaccaaaccactGAGAACTCTTCAACATGGAGGAATATTACACAACTTAGAGGGTCTGGAGTTTGGCATATGGTTTTTAAATGGCTATCCGTGATGGTTTTGGGTGTACAAAAAGCAAAGGGAGTTTAATGTGGAAGAACATCTTTAccatacaaaaaaacccatcataACAACATACAAAGCTGTTTTGGGACCATCTTTAAAAACAGTTCTactgaacaaacacaaaataacacCAACTTGGACCATGAGTACTGTGCTCTTAACATACAGCTCTCCTGTAACTCCACTTAGCCTGAAAGAATTTTGGCTGTAACTTCTCTTATGCATTGGCAGGGCAGAAACAAATAAGGCTGTGAACAGAGGGTTATTAGTGCTGTCAAACTACAGGAAGACCAAATGACACCTTTTAGAAGTAACAGACCTTACAACTACTCCCTGTAGTCCAGCTACTGTTCAGAAAGTAACACTTTCTTTATAGGAACCCGAAAAGATAAGACTTTTGACATAAGGTTCTCCATTTGGTACAAAGTTAACTTGTTCCTATGGCTACTCTGCTGCAAGATCATCACCAGGACAGAACAGTTGGGGTCACAGATTGTCAGGAGACTCTTTGGCCATCAGTGCGAGAACCGGTGCATGGTGCCTATCCTTGAGGCTTATCTGGTGCCTTTCACTGGACACATGGGTTGCCAGAGCGTGACCAAGAAGCAGGTGGCTGGGAAGAAAGGCAGGACTCAAAGCGAAGCAGCAGAGGGATGCAGTCCCCACTCAGATCCCGGGCTGCTCTGTTGAGAAGGTCAAAAGAACCACCCTTTGTACTGTCTTGAGTCAAGCGGGCACAAGGAAGCAGGAGACTCCACCACTGTAGGGAAGGAAGCCAAGCCAGATAACATAGGCCACAGTCACTTCAGCTTTGACATTATCTCAAGCTCCCACAGGCATACACACACGTGTGGGTGAGACAAACAGAGCGCTCTGTTTTGGctgcagaaaaagcaggaggaggGTTCACCATTCAGTCTGCTATGTACAACAATACTGCACTGTACTCTCCATTAACACCCTGCTGTCTGCTACAGCATTCAATACAGTTCCTCTTAGTCACAAAGAGCAAGAGATAAGTATCTCTGTAGGAAGGAGAGCTGAACCCCTCTGCTGTAGATGACTATAATGTGGTGCCAGTCCTTCTGGGATAAACACAAGTGGTCATTCCACAGTGTCTAGTACCTCTTTAGCTTGCCTGAAGCAGAGAACTTCCCCTTCCTTATTCCAAATGGATCCCAGTCCTGTTGGGACTTCTCTAGCACAAAGCCATGCCATGACTTTCTCCTGTTGCCACAACATTCCCATCTGGATTACACAGTCTCTTTCAGCAGTCCCAGTTTCCGAAGTGCCTCTCTCCTTGCTTCTTCTGTTGAGCCACGGCCGGAAAACTTCACCGTTATCCCTTGGGATCGAAATCCTGAAGGTCGAGGCAGTGAACCTGACCTCCTCCTCATATCCACGTTTAGACTAGGCTGCTTATAATCATTAAAGCTTTTTGCTGTgttctgctgtgtgctgctgaccTTCTTAGCAGCAAGAGCTACCTCTGGTTTGATTGTTACAGTTTTGCCCATAGGAAGGAAAGGGCTGGGCTCGCTTTTTAAGATCTCATGGATGTTTTGATATCCATTGGGAACAGCATCTGCCTGTTTGGGCTGCACATCAAGCCGCTGAGTGCTTGGGGCATGGTCCACTTGGTCCTGAGCTGTCTTTCCCTTAACTAGGCCAAGTTTTGTCAGGGCCTCATATCGTGTTTGCTCAGAGGAGAGATCCCttaaggaagaacttctgttACGTGACAAGAAATCATtcttctgcagcttctcctccaGTTCAGCTGCCAGAAGAGCTCCTCCATTGATGTTGGCCAGCACCTGAGCTCTCCGCTCCTGGACATTAACTGCTGCTTTGGAAATAGTCTCATTGAATTCTTTGCCACTGACATTTGTTATGTTGATGTTGCTGGGGAACCGGTGCAGTTTGGGTGCAGGGGCAGGAGGGTGCTTTGGAGCCACAGAGTAATCACTGTTGGCTACTGGGGTTTTCTTCCTGTCTGAATTCCCTTCCTTGAGGGCGCTGGAGAAGCGCGCCCTGCTCTCCGCCTGCTGCTCAGACATCTTCTGGGCCATGATGAGTGGAGTGGGGATGGAACGAAGCAGTTTGGGATGCTGCACTGGAGGAGGGGGTGGAGGAGGAAGCGGGGGGGTCTCAGGCATCAGTGGTGGTGGTacagggggatgtgggggaAGGTCAGCCGGTACAGCTGGCTTCGGGCTCTCAGTTCTCCTGGTAGCATCCAACACTGGAAAGACAAAGCAGCAACATTAAGCCTTCACACAGAGCAGAATACAAGGCTTGCTTTCACCTAGGATCAGCAAGAATCAGTATTCCCCTCACCAAACTTTCCAACTCAAAACTCAGCTCACATTGCTGGAGGAAACTCTAACTGAACTCCAAGCAATGGCATCTCATAGGTGACACTGTAGTTCACATTGCCATATTTACAATGCATTCACTAGAATGCTGCTTCTGCCACTCATTCAACAAAATAGCATTTCAGTGGCTGCTCTTCTGTCAGTTTTgcaattcttatttttaataaacacattACATCACATTGGATGTACTACTTGATAAATTCACGCTccagaaacagagagagaaaactcCCCAGGGTGAAGACCATGACACTATCTTGTTGCAAACTTACTGTGATAGGATCATGTGCCTCACACAAAGTAACACTACAAGCAATCTGCTGTCCTAAAACTCTTAGAGAAGGTCTTAAAAGGTCTTAAAGAGAAGCAGAGCATGAACACATTGATGAGCACCAGTCTGCCTTGCTGCAATGACTCTGCACAACACTCAGTTCTGTTACACCGCAGTCACCAGGCAGGGGCTGAGATAGCAGCCCAACAACTTAATCATAGCCATGACCTCCATGAGATGAGGAAAAAGCGTTATAATAACAACAGGAACTTCAGGACTCCTGAGTCAAATTAAGATCATGGTCCTTACTGCTCCCAATGTGCAAGAGATTCATCTGGAGGTAGTAAGGAAGGTACAGAATTTCTTTAGCTGTTCTAAGGAGAACTGGAATATGTAGGGCTGGGTCAAAGGGAAAACACACACTTTCAAGCAATACTACTACCTGGTTCTGTATCTCTGCTAGGAGGGCCTTCATGGTCACTACTCTCAGGTGTGGACTGTACTAAGTCGATGATATCTTCAGTCTCTGAATGACTGGACACAGTTTCTTCCGTTGATCGTGGAGACTGACAGTGGATGCCACTGTCACGTAGGACTGGCTCATCCAAGTCATCTTCTAAGGCATCTATGGTTTCCTCAAAGAACATGAGGACATCCTGCTCTTCATCAGTTAAGTATTTCAGACTCTCGTCATCCtatggggaaaaaggaaaaaaagagattaacaCCCTACAGGCAAGTACAGGTAAAAGTCCACTGATAGCAAACATAGAGCTCCTTTTCAAAGGTAGAAAAGGGCAGGATGAACAGGCAGCAGTCACATCAGAAACAACTCCTGCTTGCTGTTTCATCCCTGCCCAAAGAGGCACTTTCTCCTGTAcaatgcaggagaaaaaaaaacagaatacagGAGTTTACAGGGCATTAGTTTTGACTGAAGAACAGCAACTGGTATTTCATCCTTTAAAGGATCTAACTTCAGTTGAGCAAAGAAGCATCCATTTGAGTTGGACTGAACAAATTGCTAGAAGATCATAAAAAGCAGAGGGGAAATGGAACAACTAAATCTGTGTTTTTAGAAGGGTTAAGATAAGTTTCTCCAGGCTCCAAAGTGAAGTAAGCTGCTTCAGTTGCTGTGCCAGGTTCAGGGACAAGGCTTGGGGAGCAGCATGGGAGGGAAAAAGTACATTTGGGGCAGTCCAGCAAATAAGCTGACTCCCTCTTTGCTCCAGACCAAATGGGACTTGCCTTCTAGAGGCAGATTTCAAGGAACTAATAGTAAGGAGGAGATGGTGTCTAAAGACCTTTGagttacagaaaggaaaaacttaGAATAAATACTGCTAGGGAGCACATCTTCATGAAGTGCCTTGGGCTATTTTCTCCAGCAGGAAGCAATCCTGTAGAGCACAGAAGTGATAAGTAACCACTTGGGTTACCCAGTCTTCATTTTCTATGAGTCACTGCTCTTGATTAACTTGATTAACACAATATCACTATGAGAAACAAGGCAGCAATGCACAAACTCTTTTCCCTCCACCTACACCCTGGGAAACACTCACTTTTCCAGAAGCTTGGAGATGACAAAGAACGATTAGGAAAGGCACTACATTAAGACAATGGATACAGGAAAGACATTTCCCAGGAGAGCTCTGTAAGTTCTGGAATGTAACTATTGTTGAGAAGTgaggttttcccttttctgggCTGAATTTCTCCCCCACCAAGCATACACTGGAAACTTTGCCATCAGTTAAAAAGAAGGCACCAGCAAAGCAATACAAGACAGTTTCCCTTCTCATCTCTACTTTTCACTTCTCCAAGGACATCTAATCATGCATACAGGCAAGGTAACAAGGCTACTTCTCAATGGAAGATTGGGAGAATTTAGGTAAATCCATTAAGGTATACAGTACAAATACCCAAGAGGTAGACATGTTCTTGCCAGGGCAGCACAACTTGCTTCAAACTCACCATACCTGTTCAGATCATCTTACATTAGATTAAGCTGTGTGCAGCTCTACCTGTTAACTCAACTCCTTGCACAAAGCTTTTATCCCCATcctcagcattaaaaataagaacaatgTACCTCTGTAGAAAAGCAATGCCTATAGATTAAGAGCTCTGAAGTGCTGCATTGTACCATGTGGCAGTTAGTATCTAAGCACTCCAGACACTACAGATGAGAAAATAGATGCTTTAGGGCTCTTGGTTGCCTTCTGCTGTGTGGCTTGTAGAACACTTGCCCTGTATTTCATGCATTTCTTTACAGCAGACAGACACAGCCTTTCAGCCACTCTTAGTTCAGACACTTCAGGGCAGGTTCTCTTATCTGTGGCTGCAATCATGTGAATACAGCAGTCTGCAGTCACTGCTGGCAAAGTTTTCTATTAAAGCAGAGCACTGGAGTCTTGTTGAAACCAATGTTGTGTTTCCCTGCAAGAGGTTCATGCTACGACTACAGTCCTAGAGATTCAGACTTCCTGGCATCAGGGTGAATATGGTCTAATGGCTGGGAAAGACACACAGAGGTGTGGGTGTTTGTAACTGAAGTCTTACCATCCACAGTGCACTGTCAGAGTAAGTCATTTACTCCAGCTTGCAGCAAAACTGCTACCAAAGCTGAAGTTTTGATGCCATTTGCAGTTGCTTATTTAAAGGACTAACTTCAAAGGCTGACGTATTCCTCAGCTTGCACCCACCACATGGCAGAGCTCCCTTTTCAAAGGCCAAGGAAAGTTTTACAGCTGCACTTGAAAAGTCAGACACAGACAggcctttttcttctctttttttccctaatggaTGTTGCaatctccttccttccccacccaAATACTCATTCAGCTGCTATGTGTAGTAGGCAAGAGAATGACAGGAAAGGAGCTGTTGTTAGGTAGGCACTAGCTGGAGCTGGACAGGACTCCAAGAGACTTTTGTTGTGGGTGAGCTCATTGCAAGAGCCCGACTTCCACAGGCAAACAAACACAACCCCCTCTTTTCAAGTTCACAGTGGGCAGCATATCCAGAATGTGGAGAAATACAGAAGTGACTGCACCacacttcatttaaaagaaCTGCTCCCACATGAGCTTCACTCCTTTGATCAAGACCTCAGTAAAACAGTATGTGAACTGAAGCAAAGACTTGCAAAAGGCCTTTCTTCCATCCATCTATTTCTGTACTGTAAGACACAGTGTCTTCCCACACCAGGTAAGATTTGCAGGAGGATTGgtcagcagagctctgcccaATTACCATTCCTCATGgatcattagggactgtagtgctaggacaaggggtaatgggttgaaacttaaacagcagaggtttagattggatataaggaagaaattctttactgtgagggtggtgaggtactggaatgggttgcccagggaggctgtgaatgctccatccctggcagtgttcaaggccaggttggatgaagccttgggtgacatggtttagtgtgagatgtccctgcccatggcaggggggtggaaactggatgatcttaaggttctttccaaacctaactattctatgattttatgattctatgatcttgttGAAATGAGCAGTTTCCTGTTAGATGAAGGACCTGAAATAAGTGACCATCCCTTTGCAAATACATCTGTAGTAAAACACATACCTAGATGTGAAAGGCCAACCTCATCTCAGTTAGCACTTCCATCTCTTTCCTCATGCAGTTTCCCTTCAAGATGACCAATGTGACATTTCCTCAGCAAAggacagcagctctggagaACGGGCAGTGTTATGGCAGGTCACCGTACTGAGATGTGAGGCATCCAACCTGGCTACAAACTCCCTCAGGCAAGGCATGTTGCAGTTTGCGAGACAAACGGAATTAATCCCATTTTACACATAATagcacagtgaaaataaacCTACTCAAGTTGGTCAAACCAAAGGAGCTCAGAGATGTAAAGCAAGCAGTGACGTGCTTTACCACTGGTCTGACAACAGTGGTGTATTATAAAATGCCCACTTGTATCACTTGCAATATAGTAAAGCTTTCAGAAAGATGGGAGGAATGCTATAGTTAACAGGTGCCAGTTTCAGCTCAGGTTGCCACATCTATTTGTAATTAGTTCATTTTCCACATACTCCAAGGACTGGCACAGTTCCTCTTCCTTCTGGGCTGGTTTTCCAGTCCAGGCCTTTCTCCTTGAAGAACCTGGGTTTTACCAGAGTCTTTTCAGCTACTCAAGTTATTTGCCTCATACTTTCCACCAACTCTCTACTCTTAATACACAAACACATCTCCCAAAACTAAATCTCACATGCGATTTACACTGCTGACTAATGCTACAATAAAAAGACACCCAAATTTGAAACTTGAACACTGTGCTTTAGCTGAGGATTAAAAAGACTGCTTGGACAGAAGGAATTTGGGATGCAAACAGCTGAAATAGCTGAGTATGCTCAGCTGGCATTAATATTTTAGATCTCTGTGCAGCCAAACATTTCCTGCTTACACCAAAAAGGAAGAGTCTGTTATGACAGTGTTTGGtagaaaagaggggaaaaaataaagaaacaagaaaaaaaggagggataaaaaaaaaagaacagaaactgtTTCATAGAGAAGATCCCTTTCCTATCTGTTCAAAACAAGGACTTATTAGCAGAGGCCCACAA harbors:
- the PROSER2 gene encoding proline and serine-rich protein 2 isoform X1, with product MLMAFCAASGSIHEESVMPGNLLCDSPEMASEGSPKHAHGSVERGGSVENRGSQAKGRNLALDDESLKYLTDEEQDVLMFFEETIDALEDDLDEPVLRDSGIHCQSPRSTEETVSSHSETEDIIDLVQSTPESSDHEGPPSRDTEPGMLDATRRTESPKPAVPADLPPHPPVPPPLMPETPPLPPPPPPPVQHPKLLRSIPTPLIMAQKMSEQQAESRARFSSALKEGNSDRKKTPVANSDYSVAPKHPPAPAPKLHRFPSNINITNVSGKEFNETISKAAVNVQERRAQVLANINGGALLAAELEEKLQKNDFLSRNRSSSLRDLSSEQTRYEALTKLGLVKGKTAQDQVDHAPSTQRLDVQPKQADAVPNGYQNIHEILKSEPSPFLPMGKTVTIKPEVALAAKKVSSTQQNTAKSFNDYKQPSLNVDMRRRSGSLPRPSGFRSQGITVKFSGRGSTEEARREALRKLGLLKETV
- the PROSER2 gene encoding proline and serine-rich protein 2 isoform X2, producing the protein MLMAFCAASGSIHEESVMPGNLLCDSPEMASEGSPKHAHGSVERGGSVENRGSQAKGRNLALDDESLKYLTDEEQDVLMFFEETIDALEDDLDEPVLRDSGIHCQSPRSTEETVSSHSETEDIIDLVQSTPESSDHEGPPSRDTEPVLDATRRTESPKPAVPADLPPHPPVPPPLMPETPPLPPPPPPPVQHPKLLRSIPTPLIMAQKMSEQQAESRARFSSALKEGNSDRKKTPVANSDYSVAPKHPPAPAPKLHRFPSNINITNVSGKEFNETISKAAVNVQERRAQVLANINGGALLAAELEEKLQKNDFLSRNRSSSLRDLSSEQTRYEALTKLGLVKGKTAQDQVDHAPSTQRLDVQPKQADAVPNGYQNIHEILKSEPSPFLPMGKTVTIKPEVALAAKKVSSTQQNTAKSFNDYKQPSLNVDMRRRSGSLPRPSGFRSQGITVKFSGRGSTEEARREALRKLGLLKETV